A single region of the Desulfovibrio sp. genome encodes:
- a CDS encoding tautomerase family protein translates to MPVITIAMHSTTEEVKKNLIEGLTAAAVAATSVPQEKFVVFIEEYATDAIGLGGRTLKAIKAAQQ, encoded by the coding sequence ATGCCCGTCATCACCATAGCCATGCACAGCACAACGGAAGAAGTGAAGAAGAACCTGATTGAAGGCCTGACCGCAGCCGCAGTGGCGGCAACGTCCGTTCCGCAGGAAAAGTTCGTGGTATTTATTGAGGAATACGCAACCGATGCCATCGGTTTGGGAGGCCGCACGCTCAAGGCCATCAAGGCCGCGCAGCAGTAG
- the mltG gene encoding endolytic transglycosylase MltG — protein sequence MKTLLRALGLLLLLALAGGGWVAYEAHTFLTTAPETPGRDVFFDVPAGARLAQVSAGLAKQGVVTDARKLDLLARYKKWENRLQAGRFALNTGWLPEKVLDELVNGHPVLYRVTVPEGLTWWQTGKMLEEAGLVVFDDFRKVVTDPDFLRHYGIPFATAEGFLMPDTYLLKKNDVVDLAQAKAVAGRMVDNFWRKTASVWPDGKKPGPGQTEQLKTWVILASIVEKETGIDAERARVAGVYQNRINKGMLLQADPTVIYGLGPNFDGNLRRRDLDDPNNLYNTYQRPGLTPGPICSFGAAALAAAVRPEAHNYLYFVAKFDGGEHVFSTNLNDHNKAVRQYLQNRRNAKPAAPDAR from the coding sequence ATGAAAACACTGCTGCGCGCGCTGGGCCTGCTGCTTTTGCTGGCCCTCGCAGGCGGAGGATGGGTGGCTTACGAGGCTCACACCTTCCTCACCACCGCACCGGAAACCCCTGGCCGCGATGTTTTTTTTGACGTACCCGCCGGGGCGCGTCTGGCGCAGGTAAGCGCAGGGCTGGCCAAGCAGGGTGTTGTGACAGACGCCCGCAAGCTTGACCTGCTGGCCCGCTATAAAAAATGGGAAAACCGCCTCCAGGCTGGCAGATTCGCCCTCAATACGGGCTGGCTGCCGGAAAAGGTGCTGGACGAGCTGGTCAACGGGCACCCCGTGCTGTACCGCGTCACTGTGCCGGAAGGCCTCACGTGGTGGCAGACGGGCAAGATGCTGGAAGAAGCCGGGCTGGTGGTTTTTGACGACTTTCGCAAGGTCGTGACCGACCCGGACTTTCTGCGCCATTACGGCATCCCCTTTGCCACGGCTGAAGGCTTTTTGATGCCGGATACGTATCTGCTCAAAAAGAATGACGTCGTCGATCTGGCGCAGGCCAAGGCCGTTGCCGGGCGCATGGTTGACAACTTCTGGCGCAAGACCGCCAGCGTGTGGCCCGATGGCAAAAAACCGGGGCCGGGCCAGACAGAACAGCTCAAAACATGGGTTATCCTTGCTTCCATTGTGGAAAAGGAAACAGGCATAGATGCAGAACGCGCCCGCGTGGCCGGGGTCTACCAGAACCGCATTAACAAGGGCATGCTGCTTCAGGCCGACCCCACAGTGATTTACGGCCTTGGCCCCAACTTTGACGGCAACCTGCGCCGCCGCGATCTGGACGATCCCAACAACCTTTACAACACCTATCAGCGCCCCGGCCTGACGCCAGGCCCCATCTGCTCGTTCGGCGCAGCGGCCCTTGCCGCAGCCGTCCGCCCCGAGGCGCACAACTACCTGTACTTTGTGGCAAAATTTGATGGTGGCGAGCATGTTTTTTCCACCAACCTCAACGACCACAACAAGGCCGTGCGGCAGTATCTGCAAAACCGCCGCAACGCCAAGCCCGCCGCGCCCGACGCGCGCTGA
- a CDS encoding cobyrinate a,c-diamide synthase, whose translation MPKPQPSIPGLVIGGTGSNAGKTTFTLSLLCALHDRGLMARAAKTGPDYIDAAFHAALTGQPAANLDTWMCREAAPSSAEHPLPAGRIPKGLGRVFERMSAGCPQCEYADSAKAKASPCAKPDLLVVEGAMGLFDGGHRGAGSTAHLASLLGLPVLLVLNAGGLGQSIAALAEGFLHHRPAWAGDLPVRFLGMVCTHVGSARHADLLRQSLTPLAKSAGVPLLGLLPRQGAPELPSRHLGLVEAREALPAVDIQALTKWVEQHCDLNRILKLAGVHTLQRAVNADKSGASVPEAARQARLSEAHEPPTDRFFPLSDAQAQLPPRPQRRRRPVVALAWDEAFSFCYADLPAVLHELGARIVTFSPLRDAAPPAECSGLYFPGGYPELHASGLAANTAMRNALHGLAAHGMPMYGECGGYIYLMQSVQIAGQGHAMSGLLPRNCALGANKAALGYRAAQAATDWPAPTFSVLNGPVARPMWVRGHEFHYAQEEEIPLPTPCRPLWKLYDSQGRFLRDEGCRLGSVAGSWLHCYPEGSRRFWRAWLRTCASYFSDQRP comes from the coding sequence ATGCCCAAGCCGCAGCCGAGCATACCCGGCCTTGTCATAGGCGGCACGGGCAGTAATGCGGGCAAAACGACCTTTACCCTGTCCCTGCTCTGCGCCCTGCACGATCGTGGGCTCATGGCCCGCGCGGCCAAGACGGGGCCGGACTATATTGATGCGGCCTTTCATGCGGCGCTGACAGGCCAACCCGCAGCCAATCTGGACACATGGATGTGCCGGGAAGCCGCGCCGTCCTCTGCCGAACACCCCTTGCCCGCAGGGCGCATTCCCAAAGGACTGGGCCGCGTTTTTGAACGCATGTCCGCAGGTTGCCCTCAATGTGAGTACGCCGACAGCGCAAAAGCTAAAGCAAGCCCTTGCGCCAAGCCAGATCTGCTGGTGGTGGAAGGAGCCATGGGCCTTTTTGACGGGGGGCACCGTGGAGCGGGCAGCACTGCGCATCTGGCCTCCCTGCTGGGTCTGCCCGTGCTGCTGGTGCTCAACGCAGGCGGCTTGGGGCAGTCCATTGCCGCGCTGGCAGAGGGATTTTTGCATCACCGCCCCGCATGGGCTGGCGACTTGCCTGTCCGTTTTCTTGGCATGGTGTGCACCCATGTGGGCAGCGCCCGCCACGCCGACCTGCTGCGCCAGTCATTGACGCCCCTGGCCAAGAGCGCTGGCGTGCCCCTCTTGGGCCTGCTGCCGCGTCAGGGCGCACCGGAACTTCCCTCACGCCATCTTGGGCTGGTGGAAGCGCGCGAGGCCCTACCTGCGGTGGACATACAAGCCCTGACCAAATGGGTTGAGCAGCACTGCGACCTGAACCGCATACTTAAACTGGCGGGAGTCCACACGCTACAAAGGGCAGTCAATGCAGACAAGTCCGGCGCGTCAGTGCCGGAAGCTGCCCGGCAAGCGCGGTTATCAGAGGCACATGAGCCGCCGACAGACAGATTCTTTCCACTTTCAGACGCACAAGCGCAGCTCCCACCCCGCCCCCAACGCAGGCGCAGGCCTGTTGTGGCCCTGGCCTGGGACGAAGCTTTCAGCTTTTGCTATGCGGATCTGCCCGCCGTGCTGCACGAACTTGGGGCGCGCATTGTCACCTTTTCCCCATTACGGGACGCCGCGCCGCCAGCCGAGTGTTCCGGCCTGTACTTTCCCGGCGGCTACCCGGAACTGCATGCCTCGGGCCTTGCCGCCAACACGGCCATGCGCAATGCTCTACACGGGCTGGCTGCGCACGGTATGCCCATGTACGGCGAGTGCGGGGGCTATATCTACCTTATGCAGTCCGTGCAGATTGCAGGGCAAGGCCACGCCATGAGCGGCCTCCTGCCGCGCAACTGCGCACTTGGCGCAAACAAGGCGGCTCTGGGCTACCGGGCCGCGCAAGCCGCAACGGACTGGCCTGCGCCCACATTTTCCGTGCTTAACGGGCCTGTCGCCCGGCCAATGTGGGTGCGCGGACACGAATTTCACTATGCGCAGGAAGAAGAAATACCCCTGCCCACCCCATGCCGTCCCCTGTGGAAGCTCTACGACAGCCAGGGCCGTTTTTTGCGGGATGAAGGCTGCCGCCTCGGCTCCGTGGCCGGATCATGGCTGCACTGCTATCCCGAAGGCTCTCGCCGCTTCTGGCGCGCATGGCTGCGCACTTGCGCCTCCTACTTTTCAGACCAACGCCCCTGA
- a CDS encoding helix-turn-helix domain-containing protein — MSIPTPGKPVRGSRSGVPLMALFDLLGKRWAMGVIWQLRKGPATFRALQEACESISPAVLNSRLKELREAKLVCTTNDGYALTDMGVELSLLLEPFGGWAITWAMEVAPEEAERWSDLLSKRLA; from the coding sequence ACCCACACCAGGTAAACCTGTTCGCGGTTCCCGTAGCGGCGTACCGCTCATGGCACTGTTTGACCTGCTGGGCAAGCGGTGGGCTATGGGCGTCATCTGGCAACTGCGCAAGGGGCCAGCCACATTCCGCGCCTTGCAGGAGGCCTGCGAATCCATATCCCCGGCGGTGCTCAACAGCCGTTTGAAAGAACTGCGCGAGGCAAAGCTCGTGTGCACCACCAATGACGGCTATGCCCTGACGGACATGGGCGTGGAGTTGAGCCTTCTGCTGGAGCCATTTGGGGGCTGGGCCATCACCTGGGCTATGGAAGTGGCCCCGGAGGAAGCCGAACGCTGGAGCGATCTGCTCAGCAAAAGGCTTGCGTAG
- the ruvX gene encoding Holliday junction resolvase RuvX, whose product MKFVAVDYGLARTGLAASDPEGRLAFPLATLRLEDFTDRKAFLAALAGRIAEAGAEAVVVGLPLTLDGEETMTTRQIRNVTERLKRRVPLPFFFMIEALSSEEAWADLREAGLKMRKRKAVLDQQAAVRILSSFLSLAPQDRRPA is encoded by the coding sequence GTGAAATTCGTTGCCGTTGATTACGGTCTGGCCCGCACGGGCCTTGCCGCATCCGACCCTGAGGGACGGCTGGCCTTTCCGCTGGCTACCTTGCGGCTTGAGGATTTTACAGACCGCAAGGCCTTTCTGGCCGCCCTTGCCGGGCGCATTGCCGAGGCCGGGGCGGAAGCGGTGGTGGTAGGCTTGCCCCTGACCCTTGATGGGGAAGAAACCATGACCACGCGCCAGATACGCAACGTAACCGAGCGCCTCAAGCGCCGGGTGCCGCTGCCTTTTTTCTTTATGATTGAGGCGCTGAGTTCCGAGGAAGCCTGGGCCGACCTGCGCGAGGCCGGTCTGAAAATGCGCAAACGCAAGGCCGTGCTTGACCAGCAGGCCGCTGTGCGCATTCTTTCTTCCTTTCTTTCGCTTGCGCCCCAAGACCGGAGACCCGCATGA
- a CDS encoding precorrin-8X methylmutase, with translation MVHNPTDKISVDLDPACTPAEIENRSFAIIDAEIPEPRAFSGPLWQVARRCVHTLGDTDIVGDLRLSAQGLEAGVSALLAGCSVYTDTRMAAAGLPMRRLEPLGVSVTPLMALPGLAELAASRGTTRSRAGLESIAQNMGGNIVVIGNAPTALLGLLDVLAHGAQPPALIVGMPVGFVNAAQSKELLRQSPWPHFTLLGRKGGSAVAAACINALADIALARRGLTQVAAL, from the coding sequence ATGGTTCATAACCCCACAGACAAAATCAGTGTTGATCTTGACCCGGCCTGCACCCCAGCTGAGATCGAAAACCGCTCTTTCGCCATCATAGATGCGGAAATTCCCGAACCGCGAGCCTTTAGCGGCCCGCTCTGGCAAGTGGCCCGCCGCTGTGTCCACACCCTCGGCGATACGGATATCGTGGGCGACCTACGGCTGAGCGCCCAGGGCCTTGAAGCTGGAGTGAGCGCCCTGCTCGCGGGCTGCAGCGTGTATACCGACACCCGCATGGCTGCCGCTGGCCTGCCCATGCGCCGCCTTGAACCGCTAGGGGTATCAGTGACCCCGCTCATGGCCCTGCCCGGTCTTGCGGAGCTTGCCGCCAGCCGGGGCACCACGCGCTCACGCGCCGGGCTTGAGAGTATTGCGCAAAACATGGGCGGCAACATTGTGGTCATCGGCAACGCGCCCACAGCCCTGCTGGGGCTTCTGGACGTGCTTGCGCACGGCGCGCAGCCGCCTGCCCTCATAGTGGGTATGCCTGTGGGCTTTGTGAACGCGGCGCAGTCAAAGGAACTTTTGCGGCAAAGCCCCTGGCCCCACTTTACCCTGCTGGGCCGCAAGGGCGGCTCCGCTGTGGCGGCGGCCTGCATCAACGCACTGGCTGACATAGCCCTTGCGCGGCGCGGCCTCACGCAGGTTGCGGCTCTTTAG